GTAACCGATATTATGTTTTCTAAAATTTGCAGCGTGGACAACATTCAATGCCAGTACATCGGTACTGCCAAAATAGTAATTTCCACAATCTGCTTGCTCCAGCCCGGCCAATATATTCAGAAGTGTGCTTTTGCCAGACCCGCTTCTCCCCATAATAGCGACCATCTCGCCATCATGGATTTCCAAGTTCACATCTTTAAGCACATCATTTCTATGGGAACCGCTTAGGAAGGATTTCTGCAGATGAGAAACTTTAAGCACATTCTTCACTCCATCCGTTTTATATATTTATTGAAATCAATATGTTTAAACCACCAAATAATCGGAAGGGCTGATATAAGCGTGAGAGTCAGCATTGAACCCGTGATTACTAGTATTAATAAAAGCATTGAATTGTCTATTAAGAGCTTATAGGCCAACATCACTATAAAACCCGGTAACACAACAACAATGATAAGTTCAGTTAAATAAAAAAAGATCAATTGATTTATTGTGGCTCCGCAGATCAAGTGAATCATCATATTTTTTAGTTGTTGACGCATTTTCTCCAGTATCAGTAATGTGATACTAACAGCGCATATCACATAAAGGACACTGGCTACTATTGATAACCATTTTGTGCTTATCTGATATGTGGCAAGCAAAAATTTCAACGGAAGCTTATGTGTTCCCAATACTTCCGTTTCATGAAAATCAGATAACTGCTTCACTTCTTCAAGCTTATTTACTATTGTATATTCATCATCCATAGTAAAAATATGGCCATTGACAATTTGCATATAATGTTTCTTTTGAAACGAAAAATCATCTGGAGTAGTGGGAGCTGGAAATGTTTGGGCCGGCATCACAATATATCGGTCCAAAAACATTTCCGGGAATTGAGAATTAAATACCATTGTGTTTGAGGGAAGAAATCCTTTGACAACTAATTCAAAATCCTTCATCAGATAATTTGCCTTCAATAAGCCGCCAATTTTGTATTTTGACTTATAATCGGCACCGAGTAGGACTGGAATGGTATGGTTATCGGTATTGTTGAAGTCTTCCTGCTCGAATGGCTGCCCAATGTCCACTTCTATATTGTATTTCTTAAAAGCATG
This genomic interval from Paenibacillus sp. FSL H8-0332 contains the following:
- a CDS encoding ABC transporter permease, producing the protein MRIILSEVKESLFRKKAVTALLLIQLLIFYCVVSLLFVQSSTLHEQSSEVSSLSEMNDYQLSDTLLEDEAMKDYTNRPEFLVNAITLYRNLNEHFEDQYIYLFNQSIAILPEEVEWEPKFMYAYEEGRSSKPFSMFGNGPFYASKAVQMNSHAFKKYNIEVDIGQPFEQEDFNNTDNHTIPVLLGADYKSKYKIGGLLKANYLMKDFELVVKGFLPSNTMVFNSQFPEMFLDRYIVMPAQTFPAPTTPDDFSFQKKHYMQIVNGHIFTMDDEYTIVNKLEEVKQLSDFHETEVLGTHKLPLKFLLATYQISTKWLSIVASVLYVICAVSITLLILEKMRQQLKNMMIHLICGATINQLIFFYLTELIIVVVLPGFIVMLAYKLLIDNSMLLLILVITGSMLTLTLISALPIIWWFKHIDFNKYIKRME